A genome region from Anastrepha obliqua isolate idAnaObli1 chromosome 4, idAnaObli1_1.0, whole genome shotgun sequence includes the following:
- the LOC129245012 gene encoding uncharacterized protein LOC129245012 — translation MNMGCSTSAPAVTDANKANDSTNCSNMAAKTSVGEEDSNKYPASEAFIIPLSDGAETKVYTADAEEAKDLLAATVKKQPPKRIQELIEQAAENEAATVNLQDLEEKLEKAEERRKEYLQQKITTIQKTTQMLTRSDSKELVEKEEETQVVDGKTENKNDNPVEHDESKK, via the exons ATGAATATGGGCTGCTCAACTTCTGCACCAGCCGTCACAgatgcaaacaaagcaaacgataGTACGAATTGTTCAAAtatggctgctaaaacaagtgTCGGTGAGGAAGATTCTAACAAATACC CTGCTTCGGAAGCTTTCATCATTCCATTGAGTGATGGGGCCGAAACTAAAGTTTACACCGCCGATGCTGAAGAAGCGAAGGATTTACTTGCGGCAACGGTGAAAAAGCAGCCACCCAAGCGCATACAAGAACTGATCGAACAAGCAGCGGAAAATGAAGCGGCCACTGTAAATTTACAGGATTTGGAGGAGAAACTCGAGAAAGCCGAAGAGCGCCGAAAGGAATATTTGCAACAAAAGATCACAACCATACAAAAGACTACACAAATGCTGACGCGAAGTGATAGTAAAGAGTTAGTGGAGAAGGAGGAAGAAACGCAGGTCGTTGATggtaaaacagaaaacaaaaatgacaACCCGGTCGAACATGACGAGTCGAAGAAGTAA